One part of the Candidatus Saccharimonadales bacterium genome encodes these proteins:
- a CDS encoding methyltransferase domain-containing protein, whose translation MTNSNSKTIQSYEDHVQDYIDGTPQEISGQIKIWIDESLSNLNKDAKIIEFGSANGRDANYIKSLGYEIQCTDATQAFVDLLKTKGFNATSLNIITDDLDGPYDLIFAQAVLLHFTREEVKLVLEKVFKSLKPGGRFAFTLKQGEGEEWTNKKLGAPRFFCYWNQEQIEGYLNEVGFENIKITSDVSTKNATWIQIISYKK comes from the coding sequence ATGACAAATTCGAATTCCAAAACTATTCAATCATACGAAGATCATGTCCAAGATTATATCGATGGAACACCACAAGAAATCAGTGGTCAAATAAAAATATGGATAGACGAATCTTTATCTAATTTAAATAAAGATGCAAAAATTATAGAATTTGGAAGCGCTAACGGACGCGATGCAAACTATATAAAGAGTCTAGGCTATGAAATTCAATGCACAGATGCAACTCAAGCATTTGTAGACCTACTTAAAACGAAGGGTTTTAACGCTACAAGCTTAAACATAATCACCGATGATCTTGACGGACCTTACGATCTTATATTCGCTCAAGCTGTGCTTTTGCATTTCACTCGCGAAGAAGTAAAACTGGTTTTAGAAAAAGTATTTAAATCGCTAAAACCCGGCGGACGTTTTGCTTTTACCCTAAAACAAGGAGAGGGCGAAGAGTGGACTAATAAAAAATTAGGCGCCCCACGATTCTTTTGCTACTGGAACCAAGAACAAATCGAAGGCTACCTTAACGAGGTTGGTTTTGAAAATATAAAAATTACTTCTGACGTATCTACTAAAAACGCGACCTGGATTCAGATTATTTCCTACAAAAAATAG
- a CDS encoding RNA methyltransferase: MNSLKITSKQNPKVKGLISLRKRRDRDEQGVFLIEGYREVSRALKQGIIPTEFYYSPDWFLGENEPELIKQAQAKGARLYEVSKDVFEKCSYRDRPDGLLAVAPQWKTGLDDLKLSEKPFLLVVESIEKPGNLGTILRSADGAGVDAVIVCDAVTDIFNPNVVRSSTGVLFSVPVVVSDSKTVYDWLRKNKIQIVCTTPDTDNIYTKTDLRGAVAIAMGSEQYGLTDFWLKNSDINVRIPMQGLADSLNVAMATGLLVYETLRQRQQG, encoded by the coding sequence ATGAATAGCCTAAAAATTACCAGCAAACAAAACCCCAAAGTTAAAGGGCTAATCAGCCTACGCAAACGCCGTGACCGCGACGAGCAAGGCGTATTTTTGATTGAGGGTTACCGCGAAGTTAGTCGCGCACTCAAACAAGGAATTATTCCAACCGAATTCTACTACAGCCCAGACTGGTTTTTGGGCGAAAACGAGCCCGAGCTAATTAAACAAGCTCAGGCAAAAGGCGCACGGCTATACGAAGTGAGCAAAGATGTTTTCGAAAAGTGCTCTTACCGCGATCGCCCCGATGGTTTATTGGCCGTCGCACCACAATGGAAAACAGGTCTCGATGACTTGAAGCTGAGTGAAAAGCCTTTTTTGCTTGTTGTTGAATCAATCGAAAAACCAGGCAACCTGGGCACGATTTTACGAAGTGCCGACGGCGCTGGCGTTGATGCCGTAATTGTTTGTGACGCAGTGACTGACATTTTTAACCCAAATGTCGTTAGATCATCGACTGGCGTTTTGTTTTCGGTACCTGTGGTTGTTAGTGACAGTAAGACTGTTTACGATTGGTTACGCAAAAATAAAATTCAGATTGTTTGCACCACACCCGATACCGATAATATTTACACAAAAACTGATCTGCGCGGCGCAGTAGCGATCGCCATGGGCAGCGAACAGTACGGACTAACTGATTTTTGGCTTAAAAATAGCGATATAAATGTGCGCATTCCAATGCAGGGCCTCGCAGATTCGCTGAATGTTGCTATGGCAACAGGGTTACTTGTTTACGAAACTCTACGTCAACGACAACAGGGCTAG
- a CDS encoding TfoX/Sxy family DNA transformation protein produces the protein MRSGDSIGLRNIGPETEVWFHRIGVSSREQFEKLGAEKVYILLLEAGHEPDEGLRFMLKGAEEDVDWHILAQREKSIENSYTADIDES, from the coding sequence ATGAGATCAGGCGATTCAATTGGCTTACGAAACATTGGCCCAGAAACCGAAGTTTGGTTCCATCGGATTGGCGTAAGTTCACGCGAACAGTTCGAGAAACTGGGTGCCGAGAAAGTTTATATTTTATTGCTCGAGGCGGGACACGAACCTGATGAAGGTCTGCGTTTTATGCTAAAAGGCGCTGAAGAAGACGTAGATTGGCACATTCTGGCGCAGCGCGAAAAATCGATTGAAAACTCCTACACTGCCGACATTGACGAATCATGA
- the lpdA gene encoding dihydrolipoyl dehydrogenase, whose amino-acid sequence MKLKLSRRPKYDYDLVVIGSGGGGSVAAHISKHLGKRVAVVEAAEMGGECPNWGCVPTKSLLHAAEIYDAARNGQQFGIRGGTLTYNYPSIKAWKDLAVYRTGTWQGKKVYESEGITVINGTARFISSHEITVNRKHISAENFLIATGTSNFIPPIEGLEKAGFITFREAVNLTRPPKSLFIIGGGAIGCEFAELFSIFGTKIYISDITSRLLMKEDQEVGDLVRSHFEQDRGISVLTNTKVISVTKEGLAKRVTYQQGRETKTVKVDEVLLATGKIANVDIGLENAGVEYTPKAIAVNEFMQTTAKNIYAAGDVVGPFQFTHMAIYQSRLAANNMWKKQKVAADYRAVPRCIFLSPEVASVGMSEDECIKRDLKIKKSIAPISIIGRANTSNVEEGFVKVITDKDGTLLGASIVSPRAGEMIHELTLAIQMGLTAEEVASTIHAFPTWSEAVRVACAKIK is encoded by the coding sequence ATGAAACTCAAACTAAGCAGGCGACCAAAATACGACTACGACCTTGTTGTAATTGGCAGCGGGGGTGGCGGAAGCGTTGCAGCACACATTAGTAAACATCTAGGCAAAAGAGTGGCCGTAGTAGAGGCCGCCGAGATGGGTGGTGAATGCCCTAACTGGGGCTGCGTGCCAACAAAATCTTTACTGCACGCTGCAGAAATCTACGATGCAGCCCGAAACGGCCAGCAATTTGGCATTCGTGGCGGGACTCTAACTTACAACTACCCGTCAATCAAAGCGTGGAAAGACCTTGCAGTGTATCGTACTGGGACATGGCAAGGTAAAAAGGTCTATGAGTCCGAGGGAATAACCGTTATAAACGGTACGGCGCGTTTTATTTCTAGCCACGAGATTACAGTTAATCGCAAACATATTTCAGCCGAGAATTTCTTGATCGCTACTGGCACTAGTAATTTTATTCCACCCATCGAAGGATTAGAAAAGGCTGGTTTTATAACTTTTCGCGAAGCCGTAAACCTTACAAGACCGCCGAAATCGTTGTTTATAATTGGAGGCGGTGCAATTGGCTGCGAATTTGCCGAACTTTTTAGCATCTTTGGCACAAAAATTTACATCTCAGATATTACTTCGCGACTACTTATGAAAGAAGACCAAGAAGTCGGTGACCTTGTAAGAAGTCATTTTGAACAAGATCGTGGAATCAGCGTTCTCACAAACACTAAAGTTATATCGGTTACAAAAGAGGGACTGGCAAAACGCGTGACTTATCAGCAGGGCCGTGAAACCAAAACTGTTAAAGTCGATGAGGTTTTGCTAGCAACGGGCAAGATCGCCAACGTGGATATAGGCCTAGAAAACGCTGGGGTTGAGTATACTCCAAAAGCAATAGCAGTTAACGAATTTATGCAGACTACCGCTAAAAACATTTACGCAGCAGGTGACGTCGTTGGACCGTTTCAGTTTACCCACATGGCAATTTACCAAAGCCGCTTAGCTGCGAATAACATGTGGAAAAAGCAAAAAGTCGCCGCCGACTACCGTGCTGTGCCCCGCTGTATATTCTTATCGCCCGAAGTTGCATCTGTTGGGATGAGCGAAGACGAATGCATAAAGCGCGATTTAAAGATTAAAAAATCAATCGCCCCGATCAGCATTATTGGTCGTGCAAACACCAGCAACGTAGAAGAAGGTTTTGTAAAAGTTATAACCGACAAAGACGGCACACTTTTAGGGGCTAGCATTGTCAGTCCACGCGCAGGCGAGATGATCCACGAGTTAACTTTGGCGATTCAGATGGGCTTAACCGCCGAAGAAGTCGCCAGCACGATCCACGCCTTTCCAACCTGGAGCGAAGCTGTACGTGTTGCGTGTGCAAAAATTAAGTAA
- the treF gene encoding alpha,alpha-trehalase TreF yields MRKLQENLAKVRSRLLLSKKSPDELLGELFQDVQLRRIFPDSITFVDAVPSKQMGRILAIYKKQRHDPDFDLHAFVKTYFKEYFESPNDYKVNANHTIEQHINELWSALTQTTYKTEGSILALPKPYIVPGSRFKTQFYWDSYFIMIGLATAQKWNQIEDILKNITYMQRRFNIIPTGNRTYYLSRTQPPYLALMVKLLANKKGKTVLLKYLPALIAEHNFWMKGSRKLKSQKAYRRVVKMPDGEILNRYYDDRSTPRPESYKEDVDTAALAGDRVPSQVYLDLRAAAESGWDFSSRWMSDGVNLQTTITTNIVPVDLNSLLCILESTIAEAYEILKQTGLAESYRNKARARAEALNKYCWNSNLGFYFDYNFVLKKQSKSQTIAGIYPLFAQIASKEQANQVAKVVKTDFLKPGGVVTTLQTTGQQWDSPNGWPPHQWTVVQALKNYDQNKLATEIKKRWLDTVEGSYKRELKLVEKYNVIDPTMTAGGGEYVLQDGFGWTNGVYLALKHDDALNWK; encoded by the coding sequence ATGCGAAAACTTCAAGAAAACTTGGCTAAGGTCCGTAGCAGGTTACTTTTATCAAAAAAGTCACCAGACGAACTCTTGGGTGAACTGTTCCAGGATGTTCAGCTGCGACGAATTTTCCCCGACAGCATTACCTTTGTAGATGCCGTGCCATCTAAGCAGATGGGCCGGATTCTGGCAATTTACAAAAAACAGCGTCATGATCCGGATTTTGACTTACATGCCTTTGTAAAAACGTATTTTAAGGAGTACTTTGAAAGTCCTAACGACTATAAAGTTAATGCAAATCATACAATTGAACAGCATATTAATGAGCTCTGGTCGGCTTTGACCCAAACGACTTATAAGACGGAGGGGTCTATTTTGGCCCTGCCCAAACCGTACATTGTGCCTGGCAGTCGTTTTAAAACCCAATTTTACTGGGACAGCTATTTTATTATGATTGGGCTAGCGACGGCTCAAAAGTGGAATCAGATCGAAGATATCTTAAAAAACATAACGTATATGCAGCGCCGCTTTAATATTATTCCAACCGGCAATCGAACATATTATCTCAGCCGAACCCAACCACCGTACCTAGCTTTGATGGTTAAACTTTTAGCCAATAAAAAAGGTAAAACGGTACTGTTAAAGTACTTGCCGGCGTTAATTGCCGAGCATAATTTTTGGATGAAAGGCTCGCGTAAATTAAAGAGTCAAAAAGCTTATCGGCGAGTGGTAAAAATGCCTGATGGAGAAATCTTAAACCGTTATTACGATGATCGGTCCACGCCTCGGCCTGAATCTTATAAAGAAGACGTAGACACAGCGGCGCTTGCCGGGGACCGTGTGCCAAGCCAGGTTTATTTGGATCTGCGGGCTGCAGCAGAATCTGGTTGGGATTTTAGTTCGCGCTGGATGAGCGATGGCGTTAATTTACAAACTACAATCACGACAAATATTGTCCCTGTGGATTTGAATAGCCTCCTTTGTATATTGGAGTCTACGATCGCTGAGGCCTATGAAATTCTAAAACAAACTGGCTTGGCGGAATCTTATCGCAATAAGGCCAGAGCTAGGGCAGAGGCGCTAAACAAATATTGCTGGAACAGTAATCTTGGTTTTTATTTTGATTATAATTTTGTGTTAAAAAAGCAGAGTAAAAGCCAAACGATCGCCGGAATTTATCCGTTATTCGCTCAGATTGCAAGTAAAGAGCAAGCGAACCAAGTCGCTAAAGTTGTAAAAACAGATTTTTTAAAGCCTGGCGGAGTGGTTACAACTCTACAAACAACAGGTCAGCAGTGGGATTCGCCAAATGGCTGGCCACCGCACCAATGGACTGTAGTTCAAGCGCTTAAGAATTATGACCAAAACAAGCTTGCCACCGAGATTAAAAAGCGGTGGCTAGACACAGTCGAGGGATCGTACAAACGCGAACTTAAGTTAGTTGAAAAATATAACGTTATCGATCCAACAATGACCGCCGGAGGCGGGGAGTATGTTTTGCAAGATGGTTTTGGCTGGACAAACGGTGTGTATCTAGCGCTTAAGCACGATGACGCGTTAAACTGGAAGTAA
- a CDS encoding calcium-translocating P-type ATPase, PMCA-type, with protein MSKNTQKNYYQLSSEQALKDFNVEPKNGLRETDIKNRQQKYGKNILPEGKKFSAIGLFFSQFKDVLIIILIFAATVSLAISFFGGHGSPTEALLIYFIVLSIAIVGFLNEYKAEKTVEALKKLVSQTCRVRRDGEIFEIEVSELVPGDILLLEEGNKIAADARLLEVNHLKTNEANLTGESVTVSKHSEVLNKDLPLADQLNMVFSGTLITTGTATAVVVQTGASTQIGRIAKLVSEIQSDETPMQKKLDDLGRKLGFVVIGICVIVFFVVLFFNKDLQNADFLQRALLAFTAAVALAVAAIPEGLAFVVRISLALGARRMATKKALVRRLSAVESLGSTDVVCSDKTGTLTKGEMTVRQLLAGVELFEMSGSGYEVNGNLQKNNKKIAPNSDVLRLCEIGLLCNNSKIRQGDMIGDPTEGCLLISAAKVGLNEEKVLAGMPRVGEVPFSSDRKMMSTLHETKKGYLAAVKGAPDVLIKKCTHILKNGKVVAISAVDKKLVTETIKTMAAQSLRVLGFAYREFSEKPGEYQMERNLVFAGLQGMMDPPRAEVKEVIERVQREAGVRVIMITGDNVDTACAVAAEIGITGDAITGLELDKLTETDFKNVVEKIGIYARVNPEHKIRIVEALKHHGHQVAMTGDGVNDAPAIKAADIGIAMGITGTDAAKEASDMILLDDQFLTIINAVEEGRGIYDNVRKFVNFLLSCNIAEVVTILLGILVHGNLLLTAAQLLFINIVTDGLPAVALGSDPSAQNVMKFKPSRYQGAIVTRRIWAEIIVFGILMSIVILLQYNFALQAGGALLATSAVFMGMVVYEFVRLVDIRTDYPIKWFSNPLLTVSMLVSLAIQLAILYIPALAQIFTVQPITGFDWLLIVGGSVILFVIMKLLNPIFDLIGPENKPIKQV; from the coding sequence ATGTCAAAAAATACGCAAAAAAATTACTATCAGCTTTCGTCCGAGCAGGCTTTAAAGGACTTTAACGTTGAGCCCAAAAACGGCTTGCGCGAAACTGACATTAAAAATCGGCAGCAAAAATATGGCAAGAATATTTTACCCGAGGGTAAAAAGTTTTCTGCTATTGGTTTATTTTTTTCGCAGTTCAAAGATGTATTGATAATTATTTTAATTTTTGCTGCAACGGTTTCGCTAGCTATTAGTTTTTTCGGGGGTCACGGTAGTCCAACGGAAGCACTTTTGATTTACTTTATAGTTTTATCTATTGCGATTGTCGGTTTTTTGAACGAGTATAAAGCTGAAAAAACCGTCGAAGCACTTAAAAAGTTAGTGTCGCAGACCTGCAGGGTCCGGAGAGACGGTGAGATCTTTGAGATTGAGGTTAGTGAACTTGTGCCGGGCGACATTCTTCTTTTAGAAGAGGGGAATAAAATTGCCGCAGATGCTCGCTTGCTAGAAGTTAATCACCTAAAGACCAACGAAGCCAATTTGACCGGTGAGTCGGTTACGGTAAGTAAACACAGCGAAGTTCTAAATAAAGACCTGCCGCTTGCTGATCAGCTAAATATGGTGTTTTCTGGTACTTTAATCACAACCGGTACAGCTACTGCAGTGGTGGTTCAAACCGGAGCCAGCACACAAATTGGTAGAATTGCCAAGCTCGTAAGCGAAATCCAGAGTGACGAAACGCCCATGCAGAAAAAACTCGATGATCTAGGCAGGAAGCTCGGATTTGTAGTGATCGGGATCTGCGTTATTGTATTTTTTGTTGTATTGTTTTTTAACAAAGATTTGCAAAATGCCGATTTTTTGCAGCGGGCTTTGTTGGCGTTTACTGCTGCGGTAGCTTTGGCAGTCGCTGCAATCCCGGAAGGCCTGGCGTTTGTGGTACGAATTAGTCTGGCGCTTGGAGCGCGCAGGATGGCGACTAAAAAAGCATTGGTTCGGCGGCTTTCGGCGGTTGAATCGCTTGGCTCCACAGATGTGGTTTGCTCCGATAAAACCGGCACACTAACAAAAGGCGAGATGACCGTGCGTCAACTTTTGGCTGGCGTAGAGCTTTTTGAAATGAGCGGATCTGGTTATGAAGTTAACGGCAACTTGCAAAAAAATAATAAAAAAATTGCGCCAAATTCCGATGTTTTGCGACTTTGTGAGATCGGTTTGCTCTGCAATAATTCCAAGATTAGGCAAGGTGATATGATTGGCGATCCAACGGAGGGTTGCTTGTTGATTTCTGCCGCAAAAGTTGGATTAAACGAGGAAAAAGTTTTGGCAGGCATGCCACGAGTTGGCGAAGTGCCGTTTAGTAGTGATCGCAAAATGATGAGCACTCTACACGAGACTAAAAAAGGTTATCTTGCCGCCGTTAAGGGCGCACCCGATGTCTTGATTAAGAAATGCACTCATATTTTAAAAAACGGCAAAGTCGTTGCGATTTCGGCTGTAGACAAAAAGTTAGTAACGGAAACTATTAAAACCATGGCCGCCCAATCGTTGCGGGTTTTAGGGTTCGCTTACCGCGAATTTAGCGAAAAACCAGGTGAGTATCAGATGGAGCGAAACTTAGTCTTCGCAGGACTCCAGGGCATGATGGACCCACCGCGAGCGGAAGTTAAAGAAGTTATTGAACGCGTCCAACGTGAAGCCGGTGTGCGTGTGATCATGATCACTGGCGACAATGTTGACACGGCGTGCGCAGTTGCCGCAGAAATTGGAATTACTGGCGACGCAATAACTGGGCTGGAGTTGGATAAGCTTACTGAAACCGATTTTAAGAACGTCGTAGAAAAAATTGGGATTTATGCTCGCGTTAACCCAGAACATAAGATTAGGATTGTTGAGGCGCTAAAGCACCACGGTCATCAGGTTGCGATGACGGGTGACGGTGTAAATGACGCCCCTGCAATTAAAGCTGCCGATATTGGAATCGCCATGGGCATTACCGGCACAGACGCCGCCAAAGAGGCTAGCGACATGATTTTGTTAGACGATCAGTTTTTAACAATTATTAATGCCGTCGAAGAGGGTCGGGGGATTTACGACAACGTTCGCAAATTTGTTAACTTTTTACTTTCATGCAACATAGCTGAAGTGGTAACAATTTTGCTGGGCATTTTAGTTCATGGAAATCTTTTGCTAACTGCAGCACAACTTTTATTTATAAATATCGTAACCGACGGATTACCTGCAGTTGCACTGGGCTCTGATCCGTCGGCTCAAAACGTGATGAAATTCAAGCCGAGCCGCTATCAGGGTGCAATTGTGACTAGGCGAATATGGGCCGAAATTATAGTTTTTGGAATTTTAATGAGCATAGTAATTTTGTTGCAATACAACTTTGCACTTCAGGCCGGTGGAGCTCTGCTTGCGACTTCGGCGGTGTTTATGGGGATGGTGGTTTATGAATTCGTGCGCCTTGTGGATATTAGAACTGACTATCCAATAAAGTGGTTTTCTAACCCATTACTTACAGTGAGTATGTTAGTTTCTTTGGCTATTCAGCTAGCAATTCTGTATATTCCGGCGTTGGCACAAATTTTTACAGTTCAGCCAATAACTGGTTTTGACTGGTTACTAATCGTTGGTGGCAGTGTAATTTTATTTGTAATTATGAAGTTGCTTAATCCTATTTTTGATTTAATCGGCCCCGAGAACAAGCCTATAAAACAAGTTTGA